One region of Parerythrobacter jejuensis genomic DNA includes:
- the mutY gene encoding A/G-specific adenine glycosylase produces MTASDNAISTELLDWYDRHARDLPWRAAPGQPAPDPYRVWLSEIMLQQTTVAAVKPYFAKFLHIWPTVEALAAAPDDQIMAAWAGLGYYSRARNLAKAARVVAELGAFPETEAELRKLPGVGDYTAAAIAAIAFGERAVVVDANVERVVSRLFAIEEPLPKSRKVIRTHTDAITPECRAGDFAQAMMDLGSSVCTSRSPQCLLCPLSRHCEARMAEPEHFPFKAPKKEKPIRAGQAYWIEREQSVWLVTREGTGMLGGMRALPDDGWSAKGDGSSIPPFDGEWAEAGSVSHSFTHFSLDLSVMVTRTEQEPAIKGEWWPLDRLEQAGLPTLFAKAARRVLAG; encoded by the coding sequence GTGACTGCCAGCGACAACGCCATTTCTACCGAACTTTTGGACTGGTACGATCGCCATGCCCGCGATTTGCCGTGGCGGGCCGCGCCGGGGCAGCCTGCACCTGATCCGTATCGCGTCTGGCTAAGCGAAATCATGCTTCAGCAAACGACTGTGGCGGCGGTAAAACCGTATTTCGCGAAGTTCTTGCACATCTGGCCCACGGTCGAAGCGCTGGCAGCGGCTCCCGATGATCAGATCATGGCGGCGTGGGCAGGGCTGGGCTATTATTCCCGGGCCCGCAACCTCGCCAAGGCCGCGCGCGTGGTTGCAGAACTAGGAGCCTTCCCCGAAACCGAGGCGGAGCTGCGGAAACTGCCCGGTGTTGGCGATTATACAGCCGCGGCGATCGCCGCGATTGCCTTCGGCGAACGGGCCGTGGTGGTCGATGCCAATGTCGAGCGGGTCGTATCGCGCCTGTTTGCGATCGAGGAGCCCCTTCCCAAATCGCGGAAGGTCATCCGCACGCATACCGACGCCATTACGCCGGAGTGTCGTGCGGGCGATTTCGCACAGGCGATGATGGATCTTGGTTCTTCGGTGTGCACCTCTCGCTCTCCGCAGTGCCTGTTGTGCCCGCTCTCACGGCATTGCGAGGCGCGGATGGCAGAGCCGGAGCACTTTCCGTTCAAGGCACCAAAGAAGGAAAAGCCCATCCGGGCGGGGCAAGCCTATTGGATCGAGCGCGAACAATCCGTGTGGTTGGTCACGCGAGAGGGCACGGGTATGCTGGGCGGGATGCGCGCACTGCCGGATGATGGCTGGTCAGCCAAAGGCGATGGCTCTTCTATCCCGCCGTTTGACGGTGAATGGGCCGAGGCTGGCAGCGTGTCGCACAGCTTCACGCATTTCTCGCTGGACTTGTCAGTCATGGTTACGCGGACCGAGCAGGAGCCCGCCATCAAGGGCGAGTGGTGGCCGCTCGACCGGCTGGAGCAGGCGGGCTTGCCGACCTTGTTTGCCAAGGCGGCAAGGCGCGTTCTGGCCGGTTAG
- the mgtE gene encoding magnesium transporter, translating to MGIDERQDEDVMLAEMAEDGARPDDRIDDERLDEENTLKPEYVRAVRDALDAGENTTVYDLVEPLHPADIADLLELFDKDDRAQLTAAISDLMSSDVVAELNDYVREDMMEALPADAVAQIAEQLETDDAVQLIEDLDAPDQAAILAEMEPEDRAAIESALAYPEETAGRLMSRGFVAVPESMTVGDLIDYLRREGDLAVEFFEVFVVDASHHPVGTCALSWILTTPRQIALTDVMKRDQTLIPVTLDQEEVALMFQKYGLISAAVVDEDGRLVGQMTVDDVVHIVSEEAGEDTLLLSGAGDGDINEPIRDAYSSRVRWLVANLGTALVASSIIWFFGAAIEKLVALAVLMPIVASIGGNAGTQTMAVTVRAIAMNQLTRSNTGRILWRETRVALLNGVTIAVLIGIGTAAIFTPMLGIVIAAAMVVNIIVSGLAGVLVPVAFERLDQDPAVASSVFVTMITDSMGFFAFLGLAVASGLVG from the coding sequence ATGGGGATCGATGAGCGCCAGGACGAAGACGTGATGCTCGCCGAAATGGCGGAGGATGGCGCGCGCCCCGATGACCGGATCGATGACGAACGGCTCGACGAAGAAAACACGCTCAAACCCGAATATGTCCGCGCGGTTCGCGATGCCCTCGATGCAGGCGAAAACACGACCGTCTATGATCTGGTCGAGCCACTGCACCCTGCTGACATCGCCGACTTGCTCGAGCTGTTTGACAAGGACGACCGGGCCCAGCTGACGGCTGCTATCAGTGACTTGATGAGTTCGGACGTGGTGGCCGAGCTCAACGATTATGTCCGCGAGGACATGATGGAGGCGCTGCCTGCCGATGCCGTGGCGCAGATCGCCGAACAGCTCGAGACCGATGATGCTGTCCAGCTGATCGAGGATCTCGACGCGCCCGACCAGGCCGCCATCCTGGCCGAGATGGAACCGGAAGACCGGGCCGCGATCGAAAGCGCGCTTGCCTATCCGGAAGAAACGGCCGGCCGCCTGATGAGCCGTGGCTTTGTCGCGGTGCCGGAAAGCATGACCGTTGGCGACCTGATCGACTACCTGCGCAGGGAAGGTGATCTGGCGGTCGAGTTCTTCGAAGTCTTCGTTGTCGATGCCTCGCACCATCCGGTCGGCACCTGTGCTCTCAGCTGGATCCTTACGACCCCGCGCCAAATCGCTCTCACCGATGTGATGAAGCGCGACCAGACGCTGATCCCCGTTACGCTCGACCAGGAAGAGGTCGCGCTGATGTTCCAGAAATACGGCCTGATCTCGGCCGCTGTGGTCGATGAAGACGGGCGGCTGGTCGGACAAATGACGGTCGATGACGTCGTCCACATTGTCTCCGAAGAAGCAGGCGAGGATACGCTGCTCCTGTCGGGCGCAGGCGACGGCGACATTAACGAGCCGATCCGTGATGCCTATTCCTCGCGCGTGCGCTGGCTGGTCGCCAATCTCGGCACCGCGTTGGTGGCTAGCTCTATCATCTGGTTCTTCGGCGCCGCGATCGAAAAGCTGGTCGCGCTCGCCGTGTTGATGCCGATCGTTGCCAGCATCGGCGGCAATGCGGGCACCCAAACCATGGCGGTCACCGTGCGCGCAATCGCGATGAACCAGCTGACACGGTCCAACACCGGACGGATATTGTGGCGCGAAACGCGCGTCGCGCTGCTTAACGGGGTTACCATTGCGGTGCTGATCGGCATCGGCACAGCGGCGATTTTCACGCCGATGCTGGGCATCGTGATCGCGGCAGCGATGGTGGTGAACATCATCGTCTCGGGCCTTGCCGGGGTGCTGGTCCCGGTCGCGTTCGAACGGCTCGACCAAGACCCTGCCGTCGCCTCCAGCGTGTTTGTGACCATGATCACGGACTCGATGGGCTTCTTCGCTTTCCTCGGCCTCGCTGTCGCCAGCGGGCTGGTGGGCTAA
- a CDS encoding thioredoxin domain-containing protein, with the protein MTISRRMKIAALLAPLALAISACDSAGSEGEDAIAGEPVAAVPAPEGQEWAEVTTVTEQQGHQIGNPDAAIKLVEYASLTCPTCASFSQAGFETLRDEYVNSGRVSFELRPLVLNGYDLVLSRLARCSTDEAVVPLSEQVWTNFAEVMGNAQQNGAAMEQAMSLPEDQRFVGVAEATGLFEFFAARGLSRDQARSCLADVDSVKGLADRSSQQGEEFGVTGTPTFFVNGQKVEGVVNWEGVEPILQRAGAR; encoded by the coding sequence ATGACGATCTCTCGCCGTATGAAAATTGCCGCACTCCTTGCTCCACTGGCCCTGGCGATTTCCGCCTGCGATTCCGCCGGTAGCGAAGGCGAAGATGCGATTGCCGGTGAACCTGTGGCCGCGGTGCCTGCGCCCGAAGGCCAGGAATGGGCCGAAGTCACCACAGTGACCGAGCAGCAGGGCCACCAGATCGGCAATCCAGATGCAGCGATCAAGCTGGTCGAATATGCCTCGCTCACCTGCCCCACCTGCGCCAGTTTCTCGCAAGCGGGTTTCGAGACCCTGCGCGACGAGTATGTGAATTCGGGCCGGGTCAGTTTCGAACTGAGGCCGCTGGTCCTCAATGGCTATGACCTCGTCCTGTCGCGCCTTGCTCGGTGCAGCACCGATGAAGCTGTGGTTCCATTGTCCGAACAGGTCTGGACCAATTTCGCCGAAGTGATGGGCAACGCGCAACAGAACGGCGCGGCTATGGAACAGGCGATGAGCCTTCCGGAAGACCAGCGCTTCGTCGGGGTCGCAGAGGCGACCGGCCTGTTCGAATTCTTCGCTGCTCGCGGGCTGAGCCGTGACCAGGCGCGCAGCTGCCTGGCCGATGTCGATTCCGTCAAAGGCCTGGCCGATCGGTCCAGCCAACAAGGTGAGGAATTCGGCGTGACGGGCACCCCGACCTTCTTCGTCAACGGCCAGAAGGTCGAAGGCGTGGTCAACTGGGAAGGCGTCGAGCCGATCCTCCAGCGCGCCGGAGCCCGCTAA
- a CDS encoding DsbA family oxidoreductase, whose product MTDTAPRRMTIDIWSDVMCPWCAIGYGQLTKALEQLEGEIEADIRWHAFELNPDMAEAGEDQSAHLQRKYGRSAEEGAAVRGQMKTIADSAGVSLAYEGEGEAPPAMMWNTFAAHRLLAWALESAGAAKQTELKLALFRAHFNQRRNVSARDVLLDVAVSVGLDREGALAALNDETLAAKVRAEEKQAWDLNITGVPAMVIQGKFMIPGAQPPESYINALRRVAEKIA is encoded by the coding sequence ATGACCGATACCGCACCGCGCCGCATGACAATCGACATCTGGTCCGATGTGATGTGCCCGTGGTGCGCCATCGGTTACGGCCAACTGACCAAGGCGCTTGAGCAATTGGAGGGCGAGATTGAGGCCGACATTCGCTGGCATGCGTTCGAGCTCAATCCTGATATGGCAGAGGCGGGCGAGGATCAGTCAGCGCATTTGCAGCGCAAATATGGTCGTTCCGCCGAAGAGGGTGCAGCCGTACGCGGGCAAATGAAGACAATTGCTGACAGCGCAGGCGTGTCACTTGCCTATGAAGGTGAGGGTGAGGCTCCCCCGGCCATGATGTGGAACACCTTCGCCGCGCACCGGCTGCTGGCCTGGGCGCTGGAAAGTGCCGGTGCGGCGAAGCAGACCGAGTTGAAGCTTGCCCTGTTCCGCGCCCATTTCAACCAGCGTCGCAATGTGTCGGCGCGTGATGTGTTGCTGGATGTGGCGGTTTCGGTAGGGCTCGATCGTGAAGGCGCTCTTGCAGCTTTGAACGACGAGACCCTGGCTGCGAAAGTGCGTGCTGAAGAGAAACAGGCCTGGGATCTCAACATTACCGGGGTTCCGGCGATGGTGATCCAAGGCAAGTTCATGATCCCCGGGGCGCAGCCGCCTGAATCCTACATCAACGCCCTGCGCCGGGTGGCCGAGAAAATCGCGTGA
- a CDS encoding SDR family NAD(P)-dependent oxidoreductase gives MTEFSGKVAAITGGASGIGLAIARKLVALGGSVVLGDIDDEKLENAATELGGNALTVRCDTSDLASVEAFAEAAFGWQGRVDLLLNNAGVGGVRGKLWEVDPEAARAHFDVNFWGVWNGCRTFAPRMIAQEHSSAIYNTGSENSFFCAVPQTAAYIAAKHAVLGMTESFREDLPEHVHAGLIIPGWVFTPLGEERFMKFGMDVADYAEIVVPQLLANERFVVSHSYNTVRVNERIDALNAAYEQYASRQDGDEAHDVRTVLAALTQKRS, from the coding sequence GTGACGGAATTTTCCGGCAAGGTTGCAGCGATCACTGGCGGTGCCAGCGGGATCGGGCTGGCTATCGCGCGCAAGCTCGTCGCCCTGGGCGGTTCGGTCGTGCTTGGCGATATTGACGACGAGAAGCTCGAAAATGCCGCAACTGAATTGGGAGGGAATGCCCTTACGGTACGCTGCGACACGTCTGATCTGGCATCTGTCGAAGCCTTTGCCGAAGCAGCATTTGGCTGGCAAGGCCGGGTTGACCTGCTCCTCAACAATGCCGGTGTGGGCGGAGTGCGCGGCAAACTGTGGGAAGTCGATCCCGAAGCGGCGCGGGCGCATTTCGATGTCAATTTCTGGGGTGTCTGGAACGGGTGTCGCACCTTTGCCCCGCGCATGATCGCGCAAGAGCATAGCAGTGCGATCTACAACACCGGCAGCGAGAACAGCTTCTTTTGTGCCGTGCCGCAAACCGCCGCTTATATCGCTGCTAAACATGCCGTGCTGGGCATGACCGAGAGTTTCCGCGAAGACTTGCCCGAGCATGTCCATGCCGGCTTGATCATCCCGGGCTGGGTGTTCACCCCGCTGGGTGAAGAACGCTTCATGAAATTCGGGATGGATGTGGCCGACTATGCCGAGATCGTCGTCCCGCAACTGCTAGCCAACGAGCGCTTCGTGGTCAGCCACTCCTACAACACCGTCCGCGTGAACGAGCGGATCGATGCACTGAATGCAGCATACGAACAATATGCCTCGCGACAGGATGGCGACGAAGCGCATGACGTACGCACAGTGCTGGCGGCACTGACGCAGAAACGCAGCTAG
- the nudC gene encoding NAD(+) diphosphatase, translating into MTAQGAIAFSGSPIDRADHVRADPERLAGYMNWKARFLALDGLMPSLDDNGRLAWGSLADAADDAELVFLGIDRTDGGEKACFAAVPAQGDASPRMANPQLWSLMATLDPGDLATYGGARSLIDWHARHRFCAQCGASTKIAKGGWQRGCDSCKAQHFPRTDPVTIMLAEHEGRLMLGRGKGWPEGAFSALAGFVEPGETIEEAVQREVYEEAGVRVRDVSYVASQPWPFPSQLMIGCHSHADNDELVIDETEMAEVRFFTREEVVASLEGSGPFRAPPKHAIAHNLMQWWLNT; encoded by the coding sequence ATGACCGCGCAGGGGGCTATCGCATTTTCCGGTTCGCCAATTGACCGGGCCGACCACGTTCGCGCCGATCCGGAGCGGCTGGCCGGATACATGAACTGGAAGGCCAGGTTCCTGGCGCTTGACGGGTTAATGCCGTCGCTTGACGACAACGGGCGGTTAGCATGGGGTTCGCTGGCCGATGCAGCCGACGATGCTGAGCTGGTCTTCCTTGGGATCGACCGCACCGATGGCGGTGAGAAAGCCTGCTTTGCGGCAGTGCCTGCGCAAGGCGATGCCAGCCCGCGCATGGCCAACCCGCAGCTCTGGTCTCTGATGGCGACGCTCGATCCGGGCGATTTGGCAACCTATGGCGGCGCGCGCAGCTTGATCGATTGGCACGCACGCCATCGGTTTTGCGCCCAATGCGGTGCCTCTACCAAGATCGCCAAGGGCGGCTGGCAGCGCGGCTGCGACAGTTGCAAGGCGCAGCATTTTCCGCGTACCGATCCGGTCACCATCATGCTGGCAGAGCATGAAGGGCGGTTGATGCTCGGACGGGGCAAAGGCTGGCCCGAAGGCGCGTTTTCGGCGTTGGCCGGATTTGTAGAACCGGGCGAAACGATCGAGGAAGCGGTCCAGCGCGAAGTCTATGAAGAGGCCGGTGTCAGGGTGCGCGATGTGTCCTACGTTGCCAGCCAGCCCTGGCCGTTCCCAAGCCAGCTGATGATCGGGTGCCACAGCCACGCCGACAACGATGAATTGGTGATCGACGAAACCGAAATGGCAGAGGTTCGCTTCTTCACGCGTGAGGAAGTGGTCGCTTCGCTGGAAGGATCGGGGCCGTTCCGCGCGCCGCCAAAACACGCAATCGCCCACAATCTGATGCAATGGTGGCTCAACACATGA
- a CDS encoding DUF1489 family protein encodes MPLNMTKIAFGAKSWDDLAGWYVDRSEIKLTTRYLPKRHEEMEGGSLYWILNHSLVARSEILGFSQTPEGRWFIELEPKLVRVDPLPKRAHQGWRYLTEDKAPRDLKEGEDVGDALPGKLQLKLKKLGLV; translated from the coding sequence ATGCCCCTCAACATGACCAAGATCGCCTTTGGCGCGAAGAGCTGGGATGACCTGGCTGGTTGGTATGTCGACCGCAGCGAGATCAAGCTGACGACGCGCTACCTGCCCAAGCGGCACGAGGAAATGGAGGGCGGATCTCTCTACTGGATCCTCAACCATTCACTGGTGGCACGGTCCGAGATCCTCGGCTTCAGCCAGACGCCGGAAGGGCGGTGGTTCATCGAATTGGAACCCAAACTGGTGCGGGTCGATCCGCTCCCCAAACGGGCCCATCAGGGTTGGCGCTACCTGACCGAAGACAAGGCTCCGCGCGATTTGAAAGAGGGTGAGGATGTGGGCGATGCCCTGCCCGGCAAGCTCCAGCTCAAATTGAAGAAGCTGGGCCTGGTCTAG
- a CDS encoding DUF721 domain-containing protein, with protein sequence MERDNDTPEKKGGPADKRGPAKKSVRKSAKPYERPRGRGAKAVGDLMPQIGRTAFRRFGFVQSSVVTRWPEIVGHHHAKVCSPEAIRFPPGEKSEGILQLVVLPAHAPLIQHVIPEIIERVNRFFGYAAVSRVKIRQGAVKAPRAEEKPKAPPSLKPIPMELGDSLRDIGDPEMRAVLEGLARSLGGQEDTEQ encoded by the coding sequence ATGGAACGGGACAACGACACTCCTGAAAAGAAGGGCGGCCCTGCCGACAAAAGGGGCCCGGCCAAGAAGAGCGTGCGCAAATCTGCCAAGCCGTATGAACGGCCACGCGGGCGTGGAGCGAAGGCGGTGGGTGACCTGATGCCGCAGATCGGCCGGACCGCATTCCGCCGCTTCGGTTTCGTGCAAAGCTCCGTTGTCACCCGTTGGCCCGAAATTGTCGGGCACCACCATGCCAAGGTCTGTTCGCCCGAGGCGATCCGCTTCCCGCCCGGCGAAAAGTCGGAAGGCATCCTGCAGCTGGTCGTCCTTCCCGCCCATGCGCCGCTGATCCAGCATGTCATCCCCGAAATCATCGAGCGGGTAAACCGCTTCTTCGGCTATGCCGCAGTCTCGCGGGTGAAGATCCGGCAAGGCGCGGTTAAGGCACCGCGTGCTGAAGAAAAACCCAAGGCGCCGCCGTCGCTCAAGCCGATCCCGATGGAATTGGGAGACAGCTTGCGCGATATCGGTGATCCGGAGATGCGCGCTGTGCTGGAGGGGCTGGCACGCAGTCTTGGTGGGCAAGAGGACACGGAACAATGA
- a CDS encoding DsbA family protein: MIASRRLSASVLALAAFAVMGAGKNWVTEVERTDVSHIIGNPEAELQLTEFISYTCPACGAFSRQGEEIVKLAYVGPGKAKLEIRHVQRNVVDITATMLAWCGPKEKFLRNHVALMFAQDKWLAKLDKVSDGQRRRWFSGPEAQRRKAVASDLGFYDIFEQRGYGRVAIDRCLSDQAMAERQARATADDATTYFVTSTPAFAIDGVKLTGTSSWEMLEPQLNARF; encoded by the coding sequence ATGATCGCATCACGCCGGCTCAGCGCCAGCGTTCTCGCACTGGCCGCATTTGCGGTGATGGGGGCGGGCAAGAACTGGGTCACCGAAGTGGAGCGGACGGACGTATCGCACATTATCGGCAATCCCGAAGCCGAACTGCAGCTGACCGAATTCATCAGCTATACCTGCCCCGCTTGCGGCGCGTTTTCGCGCCAGGGCGAGGAGATCGTCAAGCTTGCTTATGTCGGCCCCGGCAAGGCGAAGCTGGAAATCCGCCATGTCCAGCGCAACGTCGTCGATATCACGGCCACCATGCTCGCCTGGTGCGGGCCGAAAGAGAAATTCCTACGAAACCATGTCGCGCTGATGTTCGCGCAGGACAAATGGCTGGCGAAACTGGACAAGGTGTCCGACGGCCAGAGACGCCGGTGGTTCAGCGGCCCCGAGGCACAACGCCGCAAGGCCGTCGCCAGCGATCTGGGTTTCTACGATATTTTCGAACAGCGCGGTTATGGCCGGGTCGCGATCGACCGGTGCCTGTCAGATCAGGCCATGGCCGAACGCCAGGCCCGTGCCACGGCGGACGATGCGACGACGTATTTCGTCACCTCAACACCCGCCTTTGCCATCGACGGCGTCAAACTGACCGGTACTTCCAGCTGGGAAATGCTGGAGCCGCAATTGAACGCCCGTTTCTGA
- a CDS encoding serine hydrolase domain-containing protein, with the protein MAYKDFQDAQLSRRSLLRGGAYLGGAATLASVPFGRAALAQVKPGPWENVAAAVEDYVSNGKVANMLASFGWGQAEPSAIAKGTLAVDGSTAVDMDSLYRIYSMTKPITGMAAMMLIDDGLMRLDQPIAEILPAYGEMMVQKEYDGAITEDNLEPAARPITIRHLLTHTAGLGYGIIQKGPIQKAYEEKGLIPGQVTRLPLPGLGRGKPVGSLEAFADGLAEMPLVLQPGTKWSYSVSLDLLGRVIEVVEKKPFDQVLKERLFDPAGMTSTYFTVPESEIGRYTTNYGIVAGTPFPIDPADSSIYLDEPAFPFGGAGLVCSPRDYDRFLRMLLGYGMIDGTRVMGELAVRVGTSNILPKGVDTEGTWMAGQGFGAGGRVSDGAYGWGGAAGTAAFVHYGANLRAALFTQYMPSDTYPIQNQFPELVAKDLAAMQGG; encoded by the coding sequence ATGGCCTATAAAGATTTCCAGGACGCCCAGCTTTCCCGTCGCTCTCTGCTGCGCGGAGGCGCCTATCTTGGCGGAGCGGCGACGTTGGCAAGTGTGCCATTTGGCCGGGCCGCCTTGGCCCAGGTCAAGCCTGGCCCATGGGAAAATGTCGCGGCCGCGGTCGAAGACTATGTCAGCAATGGCAAGGTCGCCAACATGCTCGCCAGCTTCGGGTGGGGCCAGGCAGAACCCTCTGCCATCGCCAAGGGCACGTTGGCTGTCGATGGGTCGACTGCGGTCGATATGGACAGCCTCTATCGCATCTATTCGATGACCAAGCCGATCACCGGCATGGCCGCTATGATGCTGATCGATGATGGCCTGATGCGCCTCGACCAGCCGATTGCGGAAATACTGCCCGCCTATGGCGAAATGATGGTGCAGAAGGAATATGACGGCGCGATCACCGAGGACAATCTGGAACCGGCTGCACGGCCGATCACGATCCGCCATTTGCTGACCCACACTGCTGGGCTGGGCTATGGCATCATCCAGAAAGGTCCGATCCAGAAGGCCTATGAAGAAAAGGGCCTGATCCCGGGCCAGGTTACACGCCTGCCGCTGCCGGGCCTTGGCCGTGGCAAGCCGGTCGGCAGCCTGGAAGCATTCGCCGACGGGCTCGCCGAAATGCCGCTGGTGCTGCAACCGGGGACCAAGTGGAGCTATTCGGTCAGTCTCGACTTGCTAGGCCGTGTCATCGAAGTGGTGGAGAAGAAGCCGTTCGACCAGGTCCTGAAGGAGCGCCTGTTCGATCCGGCTGGCATGACCAGCACCTATTTCACCGTGCCGGAGAGCGAGATCGGTCGCTACACCACCAATTACGGCATCGTGGCAGGGACCCCGTTCCCGATCGATCCGGCAGACAGTTCGATCTATCTGGATGAGCCCGCATTTCCGTTCGGCGGTGCCGGGCTGGTGTGCTCGCCGCGCGATTATGACCGGTTCCTGCGCATGCTGCTGGGGTATGGCATGATTGATGGCACCCGCGTGATGGGCGAATTGGCCGTGCGCGTGGGTACGTCGAACATTTTGCCCAAGGGCGTTGATACCGAAGGCACATGGATGGCGGGCCAGGGCTTTGGCGCCGGTGGCCGCGTAAGTGATGGCGCCTATGGCTGGGGCGGCGCTGCGGGCACAGCGGCCTTCGTGCATTACGGCGCCAATCTGCGTGCTGCGCTGTTCACCCAGTATATGCCGAGCGACACCTATCCGATCCAGAACCAGTTCCCTGAATTGGTGGCCAAGGACTTGGCCGCGATGCAGGGCGGCTGA